CAGAGATCGCGCAGACGCCGACCCGGAGCCCTTCAGTTTCGGCAAGTTCCTCCGCCCAGCATTGGATCTGAAGATCTGGGCGTTTGcttttattttcttgtcAGTTTTCCCAGACTTGCCGTCCAGCTCCCCCTATCTGACGCCTGCAACAGTGCCCTGACGACCCTCTCCTATGGCATCGCCTACTTCTTACCCATCATCCTTCGTGATAATATGGGTTTCAGTGTCGCAGCAGCCCAGTGTCTTGTCGCACCCCCATTTGTCCTCGCCGGAATCCTCATGGTTGCAACCTCATGGGTCGGCGATAAGTACCGCATGCGCGCACCAATCCTTGCGTTCAATAGCGTGGTCACCCTGATCGGCCTGCCGATTATGGGTTTTGCCGAGAGCTCAGCAGTCCGCTTCTTCGGCGTATTCCTGACAACGGCTGGCGTGAATGCCAATatcccagcctgcatggCTTACCAGGCCAACAATATCCGGGGACAGTGGACCCGTGCGTTTGCTAGCGCTACACTCGTTGCCTTTGGTGGGATTGGCGGGATTGCGGGGAGTCTGGTGTTTCGGTCGCAGGATGCGCCGGATTATATCCCCGGCATCTGGGCTGTTATAACGTGAGTGCTACTCAATTTCAATGTTCATTATCGGATCAGAATCCACGACTAACCCATTGATTTAGATGCCAGCTGTGTCTTCTCGTTGTGGTGGCAGCTCTGAGTCTTCATTTCTGGATAAGCAACCGTAAGGCTGATCGCGGGGAGAAGATTCTCGAGGGATCCCCTGATTTCCGATACACAATTTAAGGTAAGGATATTAATAACAACAACGATAGTCGCAATGGAATATGATGCTTTCACTGCTCAAGAACTGGGTGAAGTGTGTAAATGATCAACACAAATGACACAGTGATTATCGTAGCCTATCTTATCGCTTATCTTATCTGTGATCTCTTCCTCCGCTTAGTCATGTGTAAACACACCCATGTTGGACTTGATGCACCAACTTTTTTCTGTTGTTGAACTCGATGGAGTGAATAATACCTTATGAATAATCCAATGCAAAATATGCGACTAGCACGCTCCTTTGCATCAAAGCGTACCATATTCTCATTTGTCAGAAAGTCACCCTGGCATCTACCCTGCAACTCTGGGCCCCTTATCCCGAACCGCGAactcgttgatgaagaggtcTGTCCAGGTTACGACTCCAGGGTATTCTACCCGGCTAGAGCTGGAGAAGTCCTCGCCCACAGGTATCAGCTACTATCAAAAATTGGCTGGGGCTCGCAGTCGACCGTATGGCTTGCACGAGATGTCTCTAGGTACCCATCTAGATTGGTGCCGGCGCTTAAGGGCGCCATGGTGGATATTGAACTGATATTATTTGCCACTCTGAAGGTTCAAATGGGAGTCTGAACAGACTGTGGCCCTCAAGATAGTCAACAGCAACGAGTTCGACGCGGCGCAGTATGAGAAGTCGATCGAAGATCACATCGCACGGCAAAATCCGGCACATCGTGGACACGCGATTCTACGAACCTGTCTTGATGGCTTTGAGATAGAAGGTCCAGATGGAAGGTATATGTGTCTTGCATACCATCCTATGCGCGAGCCGTTTTGGATTTTTCAGAGGCGCTTTGTTTCTCGAAAGCTTCCCCTACCATTGGCGAAGGCTTATATTTATGTGCTTTTGGTTGGCCTGGACTATCTTCATTCAGAGTGCAATGTCGTCCATACTGGTGAGCTAAGAAGCTTTTTGTCTGGTTTCTGGCTCCACATTCAGGTAACCCGATGTAACAGATTTGAAGCTGGCGAATATTCTAATGGGTTTTGAAAATGAGAGCACCTTGACTACATTTATCAACAAAGGAGAGCCGATGGACTATAAAACGTGCCCTGAAACCGGGCGAACTGTGTACCGCTGTCACAATAACTTTGGCCCACTCGATGTAAAGCAAATTGCAATAATGGTCCCCCAACTCGTGGATTTTGGGCTTGTTGCGAGGCTGGACAAGGAGCAGCTCGGCATCATCCCAATTCAACCAGACCACTATTTTGCACCGGAGGTGATACTCGGCTGTGGTTGGAACTCCAAAGCAGATATTTGGAACATGGGTGTTCTGGTAGGCCTCTCTTCTGTTCGCGATGGCGAAGCTCACTTTTTTTCGAGCCCCCATTTGTGACTTGGTGCTAATTGCCTTCACAGCTGTGGAATATCATTGGGAATACCGAGTTATTCCAGCAGGTCCACGATACAGATAGTCTGTATACTGCCAAGCCACATCTTGCAGAGATGGTTGCCTTGCTTGGCCCACCCCCTACGCAATTAATCGCGAGGTCCGATATAATGGCACAGCATGACTGGCCAGAACCAGTTAGAGGCGCCACCGGCAAACTCTGTTCAAATGGGAGAGAATTCTTTGGTGGCCCTTTCTTTAACGAAGAAGGTCGGTTGTAACCCGTCAGCTGTTAGAACGGCAGTCTCGCTGACTATGTCTTAGGTGACTTTCTTCACGAAGATTTGATGCCAACCAGAGCTCTCCAGGATACCATCCCATTTGTAGACGAGAAAGATCGAGCAAGCTTTTTGGACTTTGCGCAAGGAATGCTCACGTGGCTGCCGGAAGATAGGAAGTCTGCCGGCGAGCTGATGAAGCATCCATTTCTCAAGCTGCATGGTTAAACCGGTAACCTGCGGGATCGCGCTAACGTGCGATTCACCATGTACTTGTGATGACAGCTGCGTCGCATTTTAAAACAGCAAACCTGACGGAGGTAGAAGTAGCGAAGTTTCATTATAGCGTTATGTCCTAACTCGTTAAACAGTCCACTTCAATACCTAAATAGTCAATCTCCCCGTCAACTGAATATTCAAAACGCTCTTCCCAACATAAACGTTATAATCACCACTCTGCAGTCCCCAAGTCTGCTTCTCCACATCCCAAGTACTCAGATCGCGACGGGTCAGCTCAAATGAGAAGGGCCTGCTCTTTCCCGGTTCAACAAGTTGCTTATCAAAGCCTCGAAGAACTTTTGCTGGACCCCCAGGAATACCAAGGTACAGCTGGGCGACTTCTTTGGCGGCGATTTTCCCAGTATTCTCAACAGTGCAGTTCACCGTCGCAACAACGTCCCAGAGAGACGGGAGGCCGCCTTCCTGGATCTCGGACCCAGGTGGAATATATCCCTTGTCTGCACCACGGCTGACCTCGATGTCGAGGTCGGCGTAAGTGAAATCGGTATAGGTAAggccaaagccaaaggcGTACCGAGGCTCAATGCCTTCCTTCTCGAATGCCTTGTAGTCGATGTACACACCCTCCGTGAAGTTTGACTGCGGATACCAGCCATTATAATCCCGGTCAGGCATTTGGGGGTCCAGGAGGGCGCCGTAGTCTGACTCATTCTTTGCTACAGTGTAAGGCAGCCGACCAGAGGGTGACTGCTTACCGTACATAATATCAACGACCGCGCCACCGGAATCCTGACCCGGAAGATGGGCGAAGATTACAGCGgtgatattattattcttaatcCAGCGGTCGACGAGACGGATTCCGGCATTGTGGATCACCACCATCGTGTTATTGCATTTCGAGGCAACATTCTGAACAAGAGTGTCGGAATAGGGGTCTGCAAGATGCGGGCGGTCCCAGCCTTCCGCGGAGGCCTCGTTGATGAACACGATGCACGCATCCGAAGCAGCGTTCGGGGCTGGGTTCTGCGACACAAAGTCCCAGCTGAGGAAGGTGTTGTCTTCGCGAGCCTGCCGTTGGAATGCATCGAAGGGTGCGTCGATGTaggctggggtggtggaaCCCGAGCCACCACCGGTAATCATCGTGCCATTCAACGAGACACCGGGCCCTTTAGCCCAAGGTTCTGCGCTGCCGAGGAACATGTACTTCAAAATATCGTTATCAACCGCGGTCCCATTGGGGTAGGTGAGCGTATTGGAGAGGCCCGCGACCCAGGTACCTGCGTCCGGAGTAAGGGTGTTTGAGGATTGTGCGATCGCATCGTACCCAAAGAGGGAAAGGACCTTGGGCTTGTTCAACGGAAGCGCGCTGTTAGTGTTTTTCACCAGGACGTGGCCTTCTACGGCGCCCTGAAAGATTGTGTCCTTCGACTTCGAATCCCGGGCTTCCACCAGGTTATGCGGTGCAGTGAGGTCCGCAGGGATGCCATGGCCCGGATTCTCGAGCTCAGCGTACTTGTACCAGGTAGCAACAATCCGGGTGGCCATGTCATCGAGACGCGTGGAAGCAAGAGACCCATTGCGCACAGCACTGGCAAGCGTGCCATTCTCCCAGTACTTTGAGCTCGACATCACCACATCAAGCCCGGATTGAGCACTTGCGATGCCCGTGTACTGCGCGCCCCAGTCGGTAACGACGAAGCCTTGAAACCCGAGTTCGCCCTTGAGTAGGCCGTTCATCGACTTACTATTTTGGCAGCCGTAACTGTTGTTTATACGGTTGTAGCTGCACATCATTGAGCCAGCACCGGCTTTGACTGCATCCTGGAAGGCCCAAAGGTAGAGCTCATGTATCGTTTTGTCATCAATATTGGCGGAGAGAGATTGGTTATGAGAATTATCCAGGCGCGACGGTGGCATTCGCCTAGTCTCCTGCTCATTCGCAATCAAATGCTTGACACAGGCAATAACGTTATCCTGCATGCCGCGGACAGTATCCCCAACGAGGGCTCCTCCCAACCACGGGTCGGCACTAAATCCTTCCCAGTTGCGTCCACCTTTAGCGACACGGCCGACAGGCCCGACTAATGGGCCTAGGGCAACATTGACACCCTTGCGCTTGAATTCAGCTCCCATATAGTGACCGCGCTTATAGGTCAGATCACGATTCCAAGCAGCCCCAACATGGACTCCAGACGGATATCCATTGACCAGGTCAGTATTCCGGACACCGTTACCGGCATCTTGGAAACACATTCCAGGAAACCCAATGCGAGGAACACTTCCGGACATGCCACTGCACCCGGTGGTAGAGTCGAAGCCATAAGTGATGTTGTTCTTTTCCTCGTTGGTCATCTGATCGACAAGGGCTCTAGCCTTGTCATAGGCAGACTCCCAGTCCCCGAGACCATGGCCCTCAGCTGTTCGAGTTAGTCAGGGCCGCGTATACTGGGAAGACAACATACGCGTTGGATAGACTGGCTCGGACCTGCCATATGACCAGTAACCCTCGAGATTACCAGCAATTTCAGCTTCACTCTGAGCGGAAGTGGCGCCGATCAGCTGCAGTGCAGCGGCAACAATGGGGATTGTCAACTTCATCCTGCCCGAGATAAGAGAAAACAAGACACGAGCTCAAGCTCTTTCGGGGACGGAGTCCGAGCCTTTAATACTGACGCTCGGCGTACGGGGCAGACCCAAACCCACGATATCGGAATGCCGTTATTTCATGCCGTACTGGGGCAGCTCACATTTTGGCTGCGAATCCACCATCTGACCCATATGGAGTAGTAGAACGTTACATTGCTACCTACTACTTACTAAAGCAACTCCAGTTTTTTCAGCGTGGCTCCAACTCCACGGGATGGCATATTGCATTTGCGGGACTCCAGACTCTGCCAAGTTGCAACTCCACACAAACTCCCCACAAATACCCTCGTTTGTTGCTTTCAGTGACTCAAGCTGCCGATGTTTTCAAACTGTCCCTTGGGAGTTAGGACTGGGACCGGACTCACTTTTGATTACGATCATCTTATTCATATCGCTAAATTGTACCCGGAGGGCCAGTGCACGGATAACAGTGCAGTGACATTCTCGCGAGCCTTTCCATGTATCTACTGCTAAGCAGTACGTATAACCTGACATCCTGTCCTGCACAAATCCAGCACGTCCTCCGTATAACCGACCCAGCATAAACTCCAAAAATTGCAGATCAATACATTGCTTTCGTAGTCTTCCAAAACCCCTGTTATGGACCCGATGGTTTGCCGACCTTCCCAAGATGGCTGAATATTCCACCGGTCTCAGGCGAAGTTATAAACATTCTCTGGTCCGCTATTCGGCACCAAACCGAAGCTCCTCTCGTCCCAGATGGAGGGTAGCTCCAGTTCAAAATTCGTTGGACCATCGTTGGCTGTGGGGAATGGGGATGTGGCGGGAGGTCCAGAATTTACCCGAGGATTCCCCGGACTGTCATTTATGGGGACCGGGGAGAGGACTTTGCCGGCACTTGTCATTCATAGTGCGCCTTTGATTTTGGTGCCTGGATTTCGATTTATTTGCAGTGCTTTTGCACAACATATCCTTTGGACTGGCCAACAACATGGGATGGAGGTATACGGTGTAAGAAAGGGCCTGGTACAACCCAGCCAGGTATTCGGAATTGCAGAGCCGTTATGTCCCCCACGGCGCCAATTCCAGGGCCCACGTCCGGGATAccgtggagactggagataCCGCTTAGTGCAGGATGTCTGCGGGGCCTTGGCAGCGGTTGAtttgatcttctccatcattcAGACAGAGTTTATGGTCGATGTAGTATTTTCATATATAGAGCGTATTCTACAACGTTGGCTCGTTGAAATGTGTATAGCGAGGTCTATATTTCCATACTCCGTATATGAAGAGACTaattttccttttccttgaaTGTAATCGGGCCTTCATCCTGAACCACCACAGCGCGCATCTTCTTCGACATATCCGTCATTCCATCCACTCTGCGCACAGACGCAATTTCGTTCTCTGGTGTCGTATCGAAGTGGCTTGCTATCAACGGAAGCACCATGCACTTCCACAGCATGGCTTTCTTCTGTTTGCTTCCAATTGCAGTCCCCAGAAGCAGCGCAATTGATCCCAAAGTAACAACGACGGGAAGAATAATCCACGGCCATCGGACACGAATGAATGTTTCGTCGCGATGTGCCTCCCCGGAAAGCGTGGTACCATACTCATTAGTGCGAATGGTATCACTGACGCTGGTGGACACCGAATCGAGTATTTCGCTGAGGTCAGTCCTTCGTAGAAACGTTGCCAGTTTCAAGGTATCTGAGGTTGAGTTCCGCTTGGCGATATTATATGTACTGTTGAAAAGGCTCATCATAAGAGGTCTGAAGCTGGTGAACGTCAGGAAGTCCATGCTGTATTGCAGGTCTTCTGAAGGAGTTGGCGGCGCGTTTGGTGGTGCAAAGTAATAAGGGAATCCTGGGGTGTGATCGCTGACACCCTGAGCAATGAGCTCCTGTGTATCAGCAACATGCACGGAGCTGCTGTTTTGGTCGCCAGGCACGTAGGTGATCGCTGGGTATTCTCGTTTGCAAAAGTATACCGCACATTCATTTACCAGTGGCTTTGTTGGTGGGGCTGTCACATTGGATACATTGTAGAAAACCGGGTTCGTATAGTCCACCTCAAAGAGGGAGACAATCGGGGCCTGGATGTCCAAAATTGGCTCCCCCGCCCTTGCACGTAGACTCCAGCGCCCAATACGGAATGTGAGATGGTCGTTCTTGTATGGATCTGATTCCAGGCCGTAGGAGAATTGTGGAAATGATTCAAAATCGAAGGAGAGGTTATTCGGGGCTTGGTAGGTACAATTAATAGTGATTTCCTTGAACGCCGGGTGGATGTCGTCGCCCCAATACGCTGGACCGACTTTCCGACACGTTTGCTTAGTTTGAGGTGTGACATCCTCACATTTGCTGCATATCCCCAGTGAAGAAAACCCTGGGAAGTCGCAAGAGCCTGCATTGCATCGGGGTTCCAGAGGACGATGTGTCTGCAAGATGCCACCTATTATTGCACTTAAAAGGCTTGGTGGAAGCTCAAGACGCACGTCACTGAAATCAGAACCCTCTCCTGAGTACCAATGTTTTGATGTTTGGATAGATGCAGTGGCATTCAGTGCTGGAACGGTTCGTTGAGGGAACGTCAAAATCTGCTGTGCAAATGGGTCCACTGCAAGAGCCAAGATCGTAAGGGACGCGCCGACATAAGTCAGGATTCCTGTTTTCGACCCAAATACTCCCCTCAGTAAAACCTCCAACGATCCCCAGGGCCCCCGGCTTGCCTGGTCAATAACCTGCATGTGATATAGTGGCGCTGGGCTTTGGAATAGATTCCATTTTAGTTGACCAAGACATGATGACACTGGGACGAACAATGCGGCTTTGGTAACGGTGACAATAATCGACACGACAGTATTAGGGGACGCAGTATATTGCCAGTCCTCATATGGAGTATTGTTTATTGTGACAAGAAAGGCAATCAAAAGAGCAACGCCCACGACGGATAGGGTAAGAGATGCGATTTCCCATGCCCAAGAGCCTTCCCAATCGAACCCTGGTCGCTTTGGTTTACTGTCTGTATGCGGGTCCCGCGTCTGCACAGATGTGTTATGTGTTTTTGACAGCCCTGTTTCAGTACCACTGGAATGAGCAGACACACGAGGACTGCGCAGGTATTCAAATCGTTCGAACTCAAGATCAGGTCTGCTCAGGCCGTCGTGTCCACCCGGGGATGGCGCATGAGATACCATTGTGACATCGCGTGGACAACCAAAGAAGTTTACTGTATATGGGTGTTGACTGTTCAGTACGAGCAGCCGGGCGATGGCGGGGACGCGGAGAGGAAAGGGGTTCAACTTCCTGCCGTCGTGGGTCTTGTCATTGTGGCTATGGGCGACTGAGCCGCAACAATACCACTAAACACCCAGTCTATCATTTCCCTTATAGGCTAGTCGATCGACTTGAATCTGGTTGTAAGCAGTCAAAATACGCACTAAAGAGCCTGCCTGGCCATCTCGCTAATATTCCGTGAACCCACTGTATCGCAGATAGCTGCCACTCCTGCAAGTCGAGTATAGTAGGCATATCGAAGAAGGTACACCCGCTTAGTCATGAGACAAACTTCGGTAAGGTTCGGGAAACGGGAAGGGTCCGCGGGGAACTGACCAATCGGAGGTCAACGTGAAAACTCGAATCGATTCGCGGCAACCGCCGACTGACTCATCAGCCTATACAGACTGGAAGAGAAAACTTCACCAGACGACAGGCTTTTGCTACTGCTGCTGATGCCCAGGTTGCAATGACCGCTGAACCCTCCCCTGCGGAGGACATATCCGCCGCCGAAGCGCAGTCAAAGGCCAAAATCCCCCGCGTACCTGAGAGATGGCTGTCTCGAATCGCAAACTGGGGCGTTGAGCTCCGCGGTGTTGCTCCTGTTCCCATTGAGGAGCGGACAGATACCCGGTTTATCAATGTATTCTTTGTTTGGTTTACGCTGAGCACGAATTTACTGCCGTATGCTTGCCACTTCTTGCTGTTAAACTATGCTAACCAGCCCCAGGATCATCACCGGCATGGTAGGCACGTTCGTCATGGGCATGAGTCTGCGCGATGCGGCTTTGgttatcctcttcttcaacgtgCTCTGCACCATTCCCCCGGCGTACTTTAGTACTTTCGGTTCACGGACAGGGTTACGGCAGATGCTTCACGCTCGATTTACATTTGGGTATGCCTCCACCTAGTCGAGATGAACCTTGCTAACGTATCTGTAGATACTATCTGGTGTCCATCATCGTTGCGCTGAATCTTTGCACGATTGccggcttcggcgtcgtgTCCTGCGTACTCGGCGGATCAACCCTCTCAGCTGTCTCTGACGGCAGCATTGACGACACCGCTGGCATCGTTGTCATTGGCGTCTGCGGGATGGTGGTCTCCTTTGGCGGGTACAAATTTCTGCACCAGTATGAGCGGTATTGCTGGCTGTTCGCGCTTGTTGCAATAGTCATTGCCACCGGTGTCGGTGGAAGCAATCTCTCAGCACAAACACCGACTGTACCACCAACGGCCGCGACGGTGCTTTCATTCGGGGGTGTcattgctggatttctgATCCCATGGGCTGTACGTACGTCAATGCTGCTATAACGATTAGCACTAACAACTGCAGGGCATGGCCGCTGACTTCAGCGTCTACTGCGTCCCCACCGTGTCGACAACCCGTATATTTGCCTACACATACCTAggcctcttcctcccaacGGTCCTGCTCATGACCCTCGGCGCAGCAATTGGCTCTGCCACACCGTCAATTCCCGCATGGTCAACCGGTTACAGCACATACGGCGTCGGGGGTGTACTCGAATCGATGCTCTCACCCGCAGGGGGATTCGGCAAATTCGTCgcggtcctcctctccttctccctcctcggcAACCTCGGCGCCTCAATGTACTCTATTACGCTGaacttccagctcctcctccccttcttcatGAAAATCCCCCGCTTCGTCTTCTCAGTAATCTACACCGCAATCCTAATCCCTGTCTCTGTTGTCGCTGCGAAATCGTTCTTCACGAACCTCGAGAACTTCCTATATGTCATTGCCTACTGGTCTGCGGCATTCGTCTCCGTCGCCCTGGTTGAACACTTCCTTTTTCGACGAGGGGATTGTGCATCTTACGACGCCAGCATGGTGAACTGGGACTCGCCGAAACATTTACCGACCGGTATTTCCGCCATCGGTGCAATGGCGCTTTCGTTCGGGTTGATTGTGCCCTGTATGGGTCAGGAGTGGTTCACGGGCCCCATCGCGGAGACAACGGGAGATATTGGCTTCGAGATTGCGTTGGTGCTGGCTGGATTGTTGTATGTGCCTTTGAGATGGGCTGAACGGCGAATTCGAGATGTATAGTTGATAGGAGAGGTATTTGTTATTCAGGCTAGATATAGTGCTGGCATTTAATATACGGACTACACGTATACTTTTGAAATCAAGGTCATGTAATTCCAGCTAATACCAATCACAGGATAACGTTCATGATGTAATTCTGGTCTCTTGTTGATAGGATTCGCATTATAGTCGTGCCTTCCTGGTTGGTTTGATATACAAGGGTTGCACTTGCCCATTCTGTTCGCCCTCCTTATTTTTCAGTGATTGAGTCCTTCCCTCCCTGCTGGTCGGATATGTTTGATTAAAACGGAAGGAACGAACCACACCATCGCACGTATGTGGAAGGCACGATCCCTTGCTGCAACTACCTTATCTGACCTCCATATACAGCCAACCACCCTATTGGCCGCCGTCGTACGGTCCTGTAGTGAGGAGATGATCCCGAGAGTCCAGAATGTCTCTTTTAGGTAAATGCTGGGGCGAGGCCGCGTTTCGTGTTACACGACTTACGAGCAAGACGAAtagaagctgcaggatatGGGATTAATTCTTACACGATGCCGGGACAATCTCTGCCTCGTAATACCGATCATCGGCGTATCCAGATTACAACAAATATTCTTCGGCATTCACTTGATCGGGGTTATATCCAACCATCAGGCCACGGATGAGCTTCCTTAGCCATCCGTGGCATCGCGACACAGGGATACCTCAACCCCCGGCTTCATGAGTTCAATCAAACCATCTCCGAATGGCGGGAATGCCTCAAAAGTAACCCTTAGGCCAGCTGCTCCCGCCAGCTTCCGGAACTCTTCTGGCGTCCTCTCCCTTCCACCAAACAATACCATCATCGCTGCATGCAGCAAAGCCAGGTCTTTGCTTCTGGCCAGTTCATGAATCAGGATCCTCGAATGCGGTTCCATTGCCTCACTGATCCTCTGGAGGAGCCGCACTGCATCCAGATCTGGAAGGTTATGCAGGACATGCGCCAGGTGGTATATCAACGCTCCCTTAATCGGCTGCGGACTGCTTTCGTCTTTGAAATTCCACTGTACCTGGGTAATGCCAGGCACATCTCCCAGGTCGTCATTAAATTCCTCCACAACCAAATCCTTGTCCTGCAACTGCGGGAATGCTTCCTTGAACTGTAGAAGCATCTCCCCGCGGCCCCCGCCAATATCAaccatcttcgtcgctgtcgGTGGGGCACTTTCTAGCACAGCCTCAAGATCATACTGCAGCTTTTGCAGACGCTCGGTACTGCTCGGTCCGTTGAAAAACTTTCCGACCATGAATGAGTTGAAACTGTCCATGCGTCCTTCCTCAGACATGATTGAGTATGTATGTTTCTTCGAATACTCCTCGTTCCCCATCAGTTTGTGCGCATACTGCATTGGTGTCTCGCATTCTCGAAAAGGATATTCGAAATCCGTTGCCTTCAGCATCGGGAAAAGAAACGTAGCAGCAAGCATCATCTCCGTCGAGCTTTAAAAGGTCATTAGTCCCCTTTCAGTCCATATTACAGGCACCAAACTCACAAGTGGATTCCTCCATGTAATGCAGGTGGATGCGCAACTAGGTGTTTCGTGAGACCGTTCGGGCTGTACACGTTATCCGCCTCGCTATCGACGAGGCCTAGGCCTGTCATGGCGAACAAAGTATCCTCTATTATGCGTGAGCACTCCATCATACATCCTGCTGGAAAGGGGAGAGGGGCGTACTAATTAGAGCCAAGCCTGATATTCCAACAATTAAGGTCAGCGCATGAACGGTTTTC
This genomic interval from Aspergillus puulaauensis MK2 DNA, chromosome 7, nearly complete sequence contains the following:
- a CDS encoding purine-cytosine permease family protein (COG:F;~EggNog:ENOG410PI2C;~InterPro:IPR001248,IPR026030,IPR038271;~PFAM:PF02133;~TransMembrane:12 (i60-84o90-108i129-149o169-190i197-218o230-252i264-286o322-347i359-381o387-409i430-447o467-486i);~go_component: GO:0016020 - membrane [Evidence IEA];~go_component: GO:0016021 - integral component of membrane [Evidence IEA];~go_function: GO:0022857 - transmembrane transporter activity [Evidence IEA];~go_process: GO:0055085 - transmembrane transport [Evidence IEA]) is translated as MTAEPSPAEDISAAEAQSKAKIPRVPERWLSRIANWGVELRGVAPVPIEERTDTRFINVFFVWFTLSTNLLPIITGMVGTFVMGMSLRDAALVILFFNVLCTIPPAYFSTFGSRTGLRQMLHARFTFGYYLVSIIVALNLCTIAGFGVVSCVLGGSTLSAVSDGSIDDTAGIVVIGVCGMVVSFGGYKFLHQYERYCWLFALVAIVIATGVGGSNLSAQTPTVPPTAATVLSFGGVIAGFLIPWAGMAADFSVYCVPTVSTTRIFAYTYLGLFLPTVLLMTLGAAIGSATPSIPAWSTGYSTYGVGGVLESMLSPAGGFGKFVAVLLSFSLLGNLGASMYSITLNFQLLLPFFMKIPRFVFSVIYTAILIPVSVVAAKSFFTNLENFLYVIAYWSAAFVSVALVEHFLFRRGDCASYDASMVNWDSPKHLPTGISAIGAMALSFGLIVPCMGQEWFTGPIAETTGDIGFEIALVLAGLLYVPLRWAERRIRDV
- a CDS encoding uncharacterized protein (COG:S;~EggNog:ENOG410Q2VS;~InterPro:IPR029063,IPR016461,IPR001077;~PFAM:PF00891,PF13489;~go_function: GO:0008168 - methyltransferase activity [Evidence IEA];~go_function: GO:0008171 - O-methyltransferase activity [Evidence IEA]), coding for MSSFEDGLAVTRIVTTAPMLGYFPVAAHFKLFDALVELGTPATSEDILEAYKRRLPAGENAGSAPGLALIKDTLFAMTGLGLVDSEADNVYSPNGLTKHLVAHPPALHGGIHFSTEMMLAATFLFPMLKATDFEYPFRECETPMQYAHKLMGNEEYSKKHTYSIMSEEGRMDSFNSFMVGKFFNGPSSTERLQKLQYDLEAVLESAPPTATKMVDIGGGRGEMLLQFKEAFPQLQDKDLVVEEFNDDLGDVPGITQVQWNFKDESSPQPIKGALIYHLAHVLHNLPDLDAVRLLQRISEAMEPHSRILIHELARSKDLALLHAAMMVLFGGRERTPEEFRKLAGAAGLRVTFEAFPPFGDGLIELMKPGVEVSLCRDATDG